Proteins encoded in a region of the Vibrio ponticus genome:
- a CDS encoding NADH:flavin oxidoreductase: protein MSFLFSPSRIGNMTLKNRFVRSATWENLATEDGHMTDRLYEIYEELAQGEVGLIVTGYANIVEEEKPNAGMMGMYNDSFIPEYQKLTDLVHQYDSKIVMQLAYGGTKTTFNVGERVIFAPSEVPERGTKTQGKAMTKAEIDYIVEAFALASKRAQDSGFDGVEIHAAHTYLINQFLSPYYNQREDEYGGSLENRMRFLVEIYQATRKLVGDDFPILVKLTATEFFEGGATFDETRVVCKKLEELGVDAIIISGNIHGNASTMIGEQFDGYTLQAEGYFHEYGDVISQEVNVPVITVGGLGDICAIEEIAERTNIQYFALSRPLMAEPLLVKRWLEADRKPVDCERCSKCRTKRGNFCVVYNKPNQRNRAA from the coding sequence TTTTCCCCAAGCCGTATTGGCAACATGACTTTAAAAAACCGCTTTGTGCGCAGCGCAACGTGGGAAAACCTTGCTACAGAAGATGGACATATGACAGATCGTCTGTATGAGATCTACGAGGAACTGGCGCAAGGTGAAGTCGGTTTGATTGTGACGGGTTATGCCAACATCGTCGAAGAAGAGAAGCCGAACGCTGGTATGATGGGAATGTACAACGATTCATTTATCCCTGAATATCAAAAACTCACGGATTTGGTACATCAATACGACTCGAAAATTGTTATGCAGCTTGCCTATGGCGGCACTAAAACCACCTTTAATGTGGGTGAGCGTGTAATCTTTGCGCCAAGTGAAGTGCCTGAACGTGGTACCAAAACGCAAGGTAAGGCGATGACAAAAGCCGAAATCGACTACATTGTTGAAGCTTTTGCCTTGGCAAGCAAGCGTGCACAAGACTCCGGTTTTGATGGCGTTGAAATCCATGCGGCGCACACTTACCTGATCAACCAATTTTTAAGCCCATACTACAACCAGCGTGAAGACGAATATGGCGGTAGCTTAGAAAACCGCATGCGTTTCTTAGTCGAGATTTATCAAGCAACGCGTAAACTTGTTGGCGATGATTTCCCAATCTTGGTTAAGCTTACTGCCACTGAGTTTTTTGAGGGTGGTGCAACCTTTGATGAAACACGTGTCGTGTGTAAGAAGCTAGAAGAGTTAGGTGTTGATGCGATCATCATTTCCGGCAATATTCACGGTAATGCTAGCACTATGATTGGCGAACAATTTGATGGCTACACGTTACAAGCCGAAGGCTATTTCCACGAATATGGCGATGTGATCAGTCAAGAAGTGAATGTGCCGGTGATTACCGTTGGTGGTTTAGGTGATATCTGCGCGATTGAAGAGATCGCTGAGCGCACCAATATCCAATACTTTGCTTTGTCACGTCCTCTGATGGCTGAACCACTGCTAGTTAAGCGTTGGTTAGAAGCTGATCGCAAACCAGTAGATTGTGAACGTTGTTCAAAGTGCCGCACCAAACGCGGTAACTTCTGCGTGGTGTATAACAAGCCAAATCAGCGCAATCGAGCCGCTTAA